Proteins encoded together in one Candidatus Methylomirabilota bacterium window:
- a CDS encoding CGNR zinc finger domain-containing protein has translation MSRDRARAAAQFFGGRVCLDFANTMDWRTSAAPQELIDNYAALLGWSARRGTLPAAALARLRARARRQPADAAAALRDAHALRAAIWAAADALHRGGRVELAPLNRRLAALPAQPPLVRRGRRHVHDLPGARLAEPLWPVLWSLTALLSSEDAARVGRCRAEGCGWFFVDASPNGSRVWCSSEVCGNRERARRAYAKGRQEEARNQKGPRVTP, from the coding sequence GTGTCAAGGGATCGTGCCCGCGCCGCCGCGCAGTTCTTCGGGGGCCGCGTGTGCCTGGACTTCGCGAACACGATGGACTGGCGCACCTCGGCGGCTCCGCAGGAGCTCATCGACAACTACGCCGCGCTCCTCGGGTGGAGCGCGCGGCGGGGCACGCTGCCCGCGGCGGCGCTGGCGCGACTACGCGCGCGGGCCCGACGCCAGCCGGCCGACGCGGCGGCGGCGCTCCGCGACGCCCATGCGCTGCGCGCGGCGATCTGGGCCGCCGCGGACGCGCTCCACCGCGGAGGGCGCGTCGAGCTGGCGCCGCTCAACCGCCGGCTCGCCGCGCTCCCCGCGCAGCCGCCGCTGGTCCGCCGCGGCCGACGTCACGTGCACGATCTCCCCGGCGCGCGGCTCGCGGAGCCCCTCTGGCCCGTGCTCTGGTCGCTCACCGCGCTGCTCTCGTCGGAGGACGCGGCGCGGGTGGGACGCTGCCGGGCCGAGGGCTGCGGCTGGTTCTTCGTGGACGCGAGCCCGAACGGCTCGCGGGTGTGGTGCTCGAGCGAGGTCTGCGGCAATCGCGAGCGGGCCCGCCGCGCCTACGCGAAGGGCCGCCAGGAAGAGGCCCGGAACCAGAAGGGGCCACGGGTCACCCCGTAG